Proteins from a single region of Bradyrhizobium diazoefficiens:
- a CDS encoding lytic transglycosylase domain-containing protein, translated as MADHVVARRAGARHRDAWAWLTRIASLIVATLLVPTTEVAAWDSSPAKTNVAVPSVEELAMPPDKPTDGRESDTRESICLIVEAAARDANLPLEFFARVIWQESRFQTDAVGPTTRSGEHAQGIAQFMPGTASERGLLDPFNPVQALPKSAEFLNELRNQFGNLGLAAAAYNAGPRRVQEWLAGTGGMPEQTRNYVYAITGASVDTWAKAGSTGKGPPSSPPTSCRDLMALLKRAPNPFVAELEQHVELAAAKIWGVQLAAGFDRNKALAMYSRAVTRLSGVIGDRDPSLLRSVLRSRGSHAFYQVRIGTDTRPEADDLCNRIRKAGGACFVLKNRGVRG; from the coding sequence ATGGCAGATCATGTTGTTGCACGCCGCGCCGGCGCCCGCCACCGCGATGCTTGGGCATGGTTGACGCGAATTGCATCACTCATCGTTGCCACGTTGCTGGTCCCGACGACAGAGGTGGCGGCCTGGGACAGTTCGCCGGCAAAGACCAACGTCGCCGTTCCCAGCGTCGAAGAGCTTGCGATGCCGCCGGACAAGCCTACGGATGGCCGCGAGAGCGATACGCGGGAGTCGATCTGCCTGATCGTGGAGGCGGCCGCGCGTGATGCCAATCTGCCGCTCGAATTCTTCGCCCGGGTGATCTGGCAGGAGAGCCGCTTCCAGACCGATGCGGTGGGCCCCACGACGCGCAGCGGCGAGCACGCCCAGGGGATCGCGCAATTCATGCCGGGTACCGCGAGCGAGCGCGGACTTCTCGATCCCTTCAATCCGGTTCAGGCGCTGCCGAAATCGGCCGAATTCCTCAATGAGCTGCGCAATCAGTTCGGTAACCTTGGCCTGGCGGCTGCTGCCTACAATGCCGGGCCGCGACGGGTCCAGGAATGGCTCGCCGGCACCGGCGGCATGCCGGAGCAGACGCGCAACTATGTCTACGCCATCACCGGCGCGAGCGTTGACACATGGGCCAAGGCGGGCAGCACCGGCAAGGGACCGCCGAGCTCACCGCCGACGAGCTGCCGCGACCTGATGGCGCTGTTGAAGCGGGCGCCGAACCCGTTCGTGGCCGAGCTCGAGCAGCATGTCGAGCTCGCCGCTGCGAAGATCTGGGGCGTTCAGCTCGCCGCTGGCTTTGATCGCAACAAGGCGCTGGCGATGTATTCCCGCGCCGTCACGCGCTTGAGCGGCGTGATCGGCGACCGCGATCCCAGCCTGTTGAGATCGGTGTTGCGCAGCCGCGGTTCGCACGCCTTCTACCAGGTGCGCATCGGCACCGACACGCGACCAGAGGCGGACGATCTCTGCAATCGCATAAGGAAAGCGGGCGGGGCGTGTTTCGTGCTGAAGAACCGGGGGGTGAGGGGGTAG
- a CDS encoding TRAP transporter substrate-binding protein: MLSDLLFPMRFPTQRIRAILVLTTLVLSAVPAMAQVTWRMTTEYPENNISGIGLTTFADRVAARTNGFVTVTNAFDNQLKISSSEMPRAALDGRIAGGDAFAGALSGLDPLLGLSTLPFLVQSVEIAHAANVRARPLYEKALAARGLKLLYVTIWPATGLWSDRSLMGADDLPKLDLRAYDANSSEVMKAAGANAQFLPMDAALSALKEHRLNAFLTSGDGGAGRKLWDFLPYFTAINYAMPVSIAFVRSEAFAALPEPMQREVLAAAAETEQRQLALLAHRTTENYARMRDNGVHIAEPAPPSLVAALRTAAKGTITAWEAKAGTDAAVIVEWAKQQ; the protein is encoded by the coding sequence ATGCTGTCTGACCTGCTTTTCCCAATGCGTTTCCCCACCCAACGGATCCGCGCGATCCTCGTCCTCACTACGCTGGTCCTGTCTGCCGTGCCCGCCATGGCGCAAGTCACCTGGCGGATGACCACCGAATATCCGGAGAACAATATTTCCGGGATCGGGCTCACCACTTTCGCCGATCGCGTCGCCGCGCGCACAAACGGTTTCGTGACCGTGACCAACGCCTTCGACAATCAGCTGAAGATCAGCTCGAGCGAAATGCCGCGCGCGGCTCTGGATGGCCGGATCGCCGGCGGCGACGCTTTTGCGGGCGCGCTCTCGGGCCTCGACCCCTTGCTTGGCCTCTCGACCCTGCCCTTTCTGGTGCAATCGGTCGAGATTGCCCACGCCGCCAATGTGCGCGCGCGGCCGCTTTACGAGAAGGCCCTCGCCGCGCGCGGCCTCAAGCTGCTCTATGTGACGATCTGGCCAGCTACCGGCCTTTGGTCAGACCGATCGCTGATGGGCGCGGACGACCTGCCGAAACTCGATCTGCGCGCTTACGATGCCAATTCCAGCGAGGTGATGAAGGCGGCCGGCGCGAACGCGCAATTCCTGCCGATGGACGCGGCGCTCTCCGCGCTCAAAGAGCACCGGCTGAACGCGTTCCTCACTTCCGGCGACGGCGGTGCGGGACGCAAGCTGTGGGACTTCCTGCCCTATTTCACGGCCATCAACTACGCGATGCCGGTCTCGATCGCCTTTGTCCGCAGCGAGGCATTTGCCGCGCTACCAGAGCCGATGCAGCGCGAGGTGTTGGCTGCCGCAGCCGAGACCGAGCAACGCCAGCTCGCACTGCTGGCCCATCGCACGACCGAGAATTATGCGCGCATGCGCGACAACGGTGTCCACATCGCCGAGCCCGCGCCGCCGTCCCTCGTCGCGGCGCTCCGAACGGCCGCAAAGGGCACGATCACCGCCTGGGAGGCGAAGGCCGGCACGGATGCCGCCGTGATCGTCGAATGGGCCAAACAACAATAG
- a CDS encoding HAD family hydrolase, whose protein sequence is MATIFFDLDGTLTNPKPGITRSIQYALERLSLAVPGEDELTWCIGPPLHASLKKLTGSDALADQALLLYRERFSDIGLFENEAYAGIADTLATLAATTPRMFVATSKPAVYAIRIVDHFGLKPYFERVFGSELDGTRVDKRDLLRYALDETGIDADSAIMIGDRSHDVVGARTNGMTAIGVLYGYGSEAELRDAGAHHICAVHPELLGHCVS, encoded by the coding sequence ATGGCGACCATCTTCTTCGACCTCGACGGCACGCTGACCAACCCGAAACCCGGGATCACCCGCTCGATCCAGTACGCGCTGGAGCGGCTGAGCCTCGCAGTGCCGGGCGAGGATGAGCTGACCTGGTGCATCGGGCCGCCGCTCCATGCGAGCCTGAAAAAACTCACCGGGAGCGACGCGCTGGCCGACCAGGCGCTGCTGCTCTATCGCGAACGCTTCAGCGATATCGGCCTGTTCGAGAACGAGGCCTATGCCGGCATCGCGGACACGCTGGCGACGCTCGCCGCGACGACACCGCGCATGTTCGTCGCGACCAGCAAGCCCGCGGTCTACGCCATCCGCATCGTCGATCATTTCGGCTTAAAACCCTATTTCGAGCGCGTGTTCGGCTCCGAGCTCGACGGCACGCGCGTCGACAAGCGCGACCTGCTGCGCTACGCGCTCGACGAAACCGGGATCGATGCGGACAGCGCCATCATGATCGGCGACCGCAGCCATGACGTGGTCGGTGCCCGGACCAACGGCATGACGGCGATCGGCGTGCTCTATGGTTATGGCAGCGAGGCCGAGCTGCGGGACGCCGGCGCGCATCACATCTGCGCCGTGCATCCGGAGCTGCTCGGCCATTGTGTGAGCTAG
- a CDS encoding phenylacetaldoxime dehydratase family protein, whose protein sequence is MESAIPLHLETERTRHKRVPDDYQPPYPSFVARYKPAVGRVVMAYFGVQYREARPAAATEALAEIAGLFAGEGGPSHWDRAHYVDQAGHANIVSVAYWDDVARFDAWFAPAREAWTGKPREGIGTFIEVLRPAVARHETLFSSLGRPEGVAVIADGLSGEVQEHAYWGGMRDRIPLSQTDPMSPGGDPELIRDGARLRVKAHDNLCLIRSGQDWSDTEASERKLYLDDVEPVLREGMDFLRDEGLAIGCYANRYMQVLSANGKVTEKSYGQSWWRSLAALERWAESHPTHVKIFGAAMKYLSTLGPSAKLRLYHEVTVAAAHEQFFEYLNCHPKTGMLAAVETVRA, encoded by the coding sequence ATGGAATCCGCAATTCCTCTACATCTCGAGACCGAGCGCACGCGCCACAAGCGCGTGCCGGACGATTACCAGCCGCCATATCCGTCCTTTGTGGCGCGTTACAAGCCCGCCGTGGGCCGCGTCGTGATGGCTTATTTTGGGGTGCAGTATCGCGAGGCGAGGCCGGCGGCTGCGACGGAAGCGCTGGCTGAAATCGCCGGGCTGTTCGCGGGCGAGGGCGGTCCCTCGCATTGGGACCGCGCGCACTACGTCGATCAGGCCGGCCACGCGAACATTGTCTCGGTGGCCTATTGGGACGACGTCGCGCGCTTCGACGCCTGGTTTGCGCCCGCACGCGAGGCGTGGACCGGAAAGCCGCGCGAGGGGATCGGCACTTTCATCGAGGTGTTGCGTCCCGCCGTGGCGCGGCACGAGACGCTGTTCTCCTCGCTCGGCAGACCCGAAGGGGTCGCGGTGATTGCGGACGGCTTGAGCGGCGAGGTGCAGGAGCACGCCTATTGGGGCGGCATGCGCGACCGCATTCCGCTGTCGCAGACCGATCCGATGTCGCCGGGCGGCGATCCCGAGCTGATCCGCGACGGAGCACGGCTGCGCGTGAAGGCGCACGACAATCTTTGCCTGATCCGATCCGGGCAGGACTGGAGCGATACCGAGGCGTCCGAGCGCAAGCTCTATCTCGACGACGTCGAGCCGGTGCTGCGCGAAGGCATGGATTTTCTCCGCGATGAGGGGCTCGCGATCGGCTGCTATGCCAACCGCTACATGCAAGTGCTCTCGGCTAACGGCAAGGTAACTGAAAAATCCTATGGCCAGAGCTGGTGGAGGAGTCTCGCAGCATTGGAGCGCTGGGCGGAGTCGCATCCGACCCACGTGAAAATTTTCGGGGCGGCGATGAAATATCTCTCGACGCTCGGGCCGTCAGCCAAGCTGCGACTTTATCACGAGGTTACTGTGGCCGCCGCACATGAGCAGTTCTTCGAATATCTGAATTGTCACCCCAAGACCGGCATGCTGGCGGCGGTGGAAACCGTCCGCGCCTAG
- a CDS encoding carbon-nitrogen hydrolase family protein yields MGIEHPKYKVAVVQAAPAWLDLDASIDKSIALIREAAEKGAKLIAFPEAFIPGYPWHIWMDSPAWAIGRGFVQRYFDNSLSYDSLQAERLREAVRKAKLTAVIGLSERDGGSLYLAQWLIGPDGETIAKRRKLRPTHAERTVYGEGDGSDLAVHARPDIGRIGALCCWEHLQPLSKYAMYAQNEQVHVAAWPSFSLYDPFAPALGAEVNNAASRVYAVEGSCFVLAPCATVSQAMIDELCDRPDKNALLHVGGGFAAIYGPDGSQIGDKLAPDQEGLLIAEIDLGAIGIAKNAADPAGHYSRPDVTRLLLNKKPYKRVEQFALPVDTVEPADIAAAAS; encoded by the coding sequence ATGGGCATTGAACATCCGAAATATAAGGTCGCGGTGGTGCAGGCGGCGCCCGCCTGGCTCGATCTCGACGCCTCGATCGACAAGTCGATCGCGCTGATCAGGGAGGCCGCGGAGAAGGGCGCCAAGCTGATTGCGTTCCCGGAGGCGTTCATCCCCGGCTACCCCTGGCATATCTGGATGGACTCGCCGGCCTGGGCGATCGGCCGCGGCTTTGTGCAGCGCTATTTCGACAATTCGCTGTCCTATGACAGCCTGCAGGCCGAGCGGCTGCGCGAGGCTGTGCGCAAAGCCAAACTCACGGCGGTGATCGGCCTCTCCGAGCGTGACGGCGGCAGCCTTTATCTGGCGCAATGGCTGATCGGGCCCGACGGCGAGACCATCGCAAAGCGGCGCAAGCTGCGGCCGACCCACGCCGAGCGCACCGTCTATGGCGAGGGCGACGGCAGCGACCTTGCGGTCCACGCGCGGCCCGACATCGGCCGCATCGGCGCGCTGTGCTGCTGGGAGCATCTCCAGCCGCTGTCGAAATATGCGATGTATGCCCAGAACGAGCAGGTCCATGTCGCGGCGTGGCCGAGCTTCTCGCTCTACGATCCTTTCGCGCCGGCCCTTGGCGCCGAGGTCAACAACGCCGCCTCGCGCGTCTATGCGGTCGAGGGCTCCTGCTTTGTGCTGGCCCCTTGCGCGACGGTGTCGCAGGCGATGATCGACGAGCTCTGCGATCGGCCGGACAAGAACGCATTGCTGCATGTTGGCGGCGGTTTTGCCGCGATCTACGGCCCCGACGGCAGCCAGATCGGCGACAAGCTCGCGCCGGACCAGGAGGGGCTGCTGATCGCCGAGATTGATCTCGGCGCCATCGGCATCGCCAAGAATGCGGCCGATCCGGCCGGGCACTATTCGCGGCCGGACGTCACGCGGCTGCTGCTCAACAAGAAGCCGTACAAGCGCGTCGAGCAGTTCGCGTTGCCGGTCGATACTGTCGAGCCGGCGGACATTGCCGCGGCGGCGAGTTGA
- a CDS encoding helix-turn-helix domain-containing protein, which produces MPIQFTTDGSPGYRRLALWQDIVCDVFVGLDCKSDLGSAFHGSVTQVPLGKAVCSEVCSDRQHVFRTPSRIARSGQDYILVALGNRGDGGVVQDGRETVIHPGEFALYDTTRPYELKFRDTFSQTIFKVPREMLQRRLGGTERLTAITFGADVPLERLAYDFIFRLCQSADRLAPNSAVALSEQAVDLLAMALSERLGGTSLPSSTHRSALLYRLKAHIRARLADPDLSLAETAAALGISSRYVNDLLADEDTSFQRHVLAERLAQCKRDLASPVLAQRHISEIAFAWGFNDLSHFGRVFREHFGVSPRDFRQSQQRH; this is translated from the coding sequence ATGCCAATCCAGTTCACGACAGACGGCAGCCCCGGCTACCGCCGGCTCGCCCTCTGGCAGGACATCGTCTGCGACGTCTTCGTCGGGCTCGACTGCAAGTCGGACCTCGGCAGCGCCTTTCACGGCTCGGTCACGCAAGTCCCGCTCGGCAAGGCCGTTTGCTCCGAGGTCTGCTCCGACCGCCAGCACGTGTTTCGCACGCCCTCGCGCATTGCGCGCTCGGGTCAGGATTATATCCTCGTTGCGCTCGGCAATCGCGGTGATGGCGGCGTGGTGCAGGACGGCCGCGAGACCGTAATCCATCCCGGCGAGTTCGCGCTCTACGATACCACGCGTCCCTATGAGCTGAAGTTCAGGGACACGTTCTCCCAGACCATCTTCAAGGTCCCCCGCGAGATGTTGCAGCGGCGGCTCGGCGGCACCGAGAGACTCACTGCGATCACGTTCGGCGCCGATGTGCCGCTCGAGCGGCTCGCCTATGATTTCATTTTCCGGCTTTGCCAAAGCGCCGACCGGCTCGCGCCGAACAGCGCCGTCGCCCTGTCCGAGCAGGCCGTGGATCTCCTCGCCATGGCGCTGAGCGAACGGCTTGGTGGGACGTCGTTGCCGTCCTCGACCCATCGCTCCGCCCTGCTCTACCGGCTCAAGGCGCATATCCGCGCACGCCTCGCCGATCCCGACCTCTCGCTGGCCGAAACAGCCGCCGCGCTCGGCATCTCATCGCGCTACGTCAACGATCTCCTCGCCGACGAAGACACCTCGTTCCAGCGCCACGTGCTTGCCGAGCGTCTCGCCCAATGCAAACGCGACCTCGCCTCGCCCGTGCTCGCCCAGCGCCACATCAGCGAGATAGCGTTTGCCTGGGGCTTCAACGACCTTTCGCATTTCGGTCGCGTCTTCCGCGAACATTTCGGGGTGTCCCCGCGCGACTTCCGGCAGAGCCAACAGCGGCACTGA
- a CDS encoding MFS transporter → MSSVPIEHADGLPQPERNQAILTVALGIIMAVVDSAIANVALPTIAADLNASPAFSIWIVNGYQLAITISLLPLASLGEIVGYRRVYLVGLALFTLASAFCALAHTLPLLTIARIIQGFGAAGIMSVNSALVRFTYPRSLLGRGIGLNALVVAFSAAVGPTLAAGILAIGSWPWLFAINVPLGVLTLVLGLRSLPHTIPASHSFDWQSAGLSAITFGVGIAAIDSVGHGEETVTCLIQFAVAIVAGALLIYRETHMKSPLLPVDLLRIPVFGLSIATSIASFCGQMLAFVAIPFYLQSRFGYSAVHMGLLITPWPIAVAFAAPLAGRLVEHYPAGLLGGIGLTLFAGGLAALAFLPASPTPLDVIWRMALAGAGFGLFQTPNNRTMIAAAPRERAGGASGMLGTARLLGQTTGAALVALFLGRYPIDGTRIALLTGVGFALCGAMLSMLRLSPAGARGAEHVRVQDDQRLRGE, encoded by the coding sequence ATGTCGTCTGTCCCGATCGAGCATGCCGACGGACTGCCGCAACCCGAGCGCAATCAGGCGATCCTGACTGTTGCGCTCGGTATCATCATGGCCGTCGTCGACAGCGCCATCGCTAATGTCGCGTTGCCGACGATCGCAGCCGACCTGAACGCGAGCCCGGCCTTCTCGATCTGGATCGTCAACGGCTATCAGCTCGCGATCACGATCTCCCTGTTGCCACTGGCTTCGCTCGGCGAGATCGTCGGCTATCGCCGCGTCTATCTGGTCGGGCTCGCGTTGTTCACGCTCGCATCTGCATTCTGCGCGCTGGCGCATACGCTGCCGCTGCTCACGATCGCGCGCATCATCCAGGGGTTCGGCGCAGCCGGCATCATGAGCGTCAACTCGGCGCTGGTCCGCTTCACCTATCCGCGCAGCCTGCTCGGGCGCGGCATCGGGCTCAACGCGCTCGTCGTGGCCTTCTCCGCCGCGGTCGGCCCGACGCTCGCCGCCGGCATCCTCGCAATCGGCAGCTGGCCGTGGCTGTTCGCCATTAACGTGCCGCTCGGCGTGTTGACGCTGGTGCTCGGCCTGCGCAGCCTGCCGCATACGATCCCGGCGAGCCATTCCTTCGACTGGCAGAGCGCGGGACTCTCGGCGATCACCTTCGGCGTCGGCATCGCCGCAATCGACAGCGTCGGTCATGGCGAGGAGACGGTCACCTGCCTCATCCAGTTCGCCGTCGCGATCGTCGCGGGCGCTTTGCTCATCTATCGCGAGACGCATATGAAGTCGCCGCTGCTGCCGGTCGACCTGTTGCGCATCCCAGTGTTCGGACTATCGATTGCAACCTCGATCGCCTCGTTCTGCGGGCAGATGTTGGCCTTCGTTGCGATCCCCTTCTACCTCCAGAGCCGTTTCGGCTATTCGGCCGTGCATATGGGCCTCTTGATCACGCCGTGGCCGATCGCGGTCGCGTTCGCGGCCCCGCTCGCCGGCCGCTTGGTCGAGCACTATCCGGCCGGCCTGCTCGGCGGCATCGGGCTGACGCTGTTCGCCGGTGGCCTTGCCGCGCTGGCCTTCCTGCCCGCAAGCCCGACGCCGCTCGACGTGATCTGGCGGATGGCGCTGGCGGGCGCAGGCTTCGGCCTGTTCCAGACGCCCAACAACCGCACCATGATCGCCGCCGCCCCGCGCGAGCGCGCGGGCGGCGCCAGCGGCATGCTGGGCACCGCGCGCCTGCTCGGCCAGACCACCGGCGCTGCGCTGGTGGCCCTGTTCCTCGGCCGCTATCCAATCGACGGCACCCGAATTGCGCTCCTCACCGGCGTGGGATTTGCCCTTTGCGGCGCGATGCTGAGCATGCTGCGGCTGTCGCCGGCCGGCGCGCGCGGCGCCGAACACGTCCGCGTACAGGACGACCAGCGCTTGCGCGGGGAGTAA
- the clpA gene encoding ATP-dependent Clp protease ATP-binding subunit ClpA, translated as MPTFSQSLEQSLHRALAIANERHHQYATLEHLLLSLIDDSDAAAVMRACSVDLDKLRTSLVNYLETEFENLVTDGADDAKPTAGFQRVIQRAVIHVQSSGREEVTGANVLIAIFAERESHAAYFLQEQDMTRYDAVNYISHGIAKRPGVSEARPVRGVDEETETKGNEDAKKKGEALETYCVNLNKKARDGKIDPVIGRNSEINRAIQVLCRRQKNNPLFVGEAGVGKTAIAEGLAKRIVDSEVPEVLAAATVFSLDMGTLLAGTRYRGDFEERLKQVLKELEAHPNAILFIDEIHTVIGAGATSGGAMDASNLLKPALASGTIRCMGSTTYKEYRQHFEKDRALVRRFQKIDINEPTVEDAIAILKGLKPYFEDYHRLKYTNEAIEAAVQLSSRYIHDRKLPDKAIDVIDESGAAQMLVSENKRKKTIGIKEIETTIASMARIPPKSVSKDDAEVLKHLEQTLKRTVFGQDKAIESLAASIKLARAGLREPEKPIGCYLFSGPTGVGKTEVAKQLAASLGVELLRFDMSEYMERHTVSRLIGAPPGYVGFDQGGLLTDGVDQHPHCVVLLDEIEKAHPDLYNVLLQIMDHGRLTDHNGKQVNFRNVILIMTTNAGASDLAKQAFGFTRSKREGDDHEAINRQFAPEFRNRLDAIVSFGHLSVEVIGTVVEKFVLQLEAQLGDRDVTIELSEPAKTWLVQHGYDEQMGARPMARVIQEHIKKPLADEVLFGKLKGGGHVRVVLVKDEVDETKEKIGFEFVEGPVTPKQEKLPGARKRPSGKPNKPGGPGGSKGPTSKGPLVKA; from the coding sequence ATGCCGACTTTTTCCCAAAGCCTTGAACAATCCCTGCATCGTGCACTGGCGATCGCAAACGAGCGTCATCACCAATATGCGACGCTTGAACATCTTTTGCTTTCGCTGATCGATGACTCGGATGCGGCAGCCGTCATGCGCGCCTGCAGCGTCGATCTCGACAAGCTGCGCACGAGCCTCGTGAACTATCTCGAGACCGAATTCGAAAATCTGGTGACGGATGGCGCCGACGACGCCAAGCCGACCGCTGGCTTCCAGCGCGTGATCCAGCGCGCGGTCATCCACGTGCAATCTTCCGGCCGCGAAGAGGTGACCGGTGCCAATGTGCTGATCGCAATCTTCGCCGAGCGCGAGAGTCATGCTGCATACTTCCTGCAAGAGCAGGACATGACGCGCTATGACGCCGTCAACTACATCAGCCACGGCATCGCCAAGCGGCCGGGCGTCTCCGAGGCGCGGCCCGTGCGCGGCGTCGACGAGGAGACCGAGACCAAGGGCAACGAGGACGCCAAGAAGAAGGGCGAAGCGCTCGAGACCTATTGCGTCAACCTCAACAAGAAGGCGCGCGACGGCAAGATCGACCCAGTGATCGGACGCAATTCCGAGATCAACCGGGCGATCCAGGTGTTGTGCCGCCGTCAGAAGAACAATCCGCTGTTCGTCGGCGAAGCCGGTGTCGGCAAGACCGCGATCGCGGAGGGGCTCGCCAAGCGCATCGTCGACAGCGAGGTGCCGGAGGTGCTGGCGGCCGCGACCGTGTTCTCGCTCGATATGGGCACGCTGCTCGCGGGCACGCGCTATCGCGGCGACTTCGAGGAGCGCCTCAAGCAGGTCCTGAAGGAGCTCGAGGCGCATCCCAACGCCATCCTGTTCATCGACGAGATTCACACCGTGATCGGTGCCGGCGCGACGTCGGGCGGGGCAATGGACGCCTCGAACCTGCTCAAGCCTGCGCTCGCCTCGGGCACGATCCGCTGTATGGGCTCGACCACCTACAAGGAATACCGTCAGCACTTCGAGAAGGACCGCGCGCTGGTGCGGCGTTTCCAGAAGATCGACATCAACGAGCCGACGGTTGAGGACGCGATCGCGATCCTCAAGGGCCTCAAGCCCTACTTCGAGGACTATCACCGGCTGAAATACACTAATGAGGCGATCGAGGCCGCGGTGCAGCTCTCCTCGCGCTATATCCACGACCGCAAGCTGCCCGACAAGGCGATCGACGTGATTGACGAGTCGGGCGCGGCGCAGATGCTGGTCTCCGAGAACAAGCGCAAGAAGACGATCGGTATCAAGGAGATCGAGACCACGATCGCCTCGATGGCGCGGATCCCGCCGAAGAGCGTGTCGAAGGACGATGCCGAGGTGCTCAAGCATCTCGAGCAGACCCTGAAGCGCACCGTGTTCGGCCAGGATAAGGCGATCGAGTCGCTTGCCGCCTCGATCAAGCTGGCGCGTGCCGGCCTGCGCGAGCCGGAGAAGCCGATCGGCTGCTACCTGTTCTCGGGCCCGACCGGCGTCGGCAAGACCGAAGTCGCAAAGCAGCTCGCGGCGTCGCTCGGCGTCGAGCTCCTGCGCTTCGACATGTCCGAATACATGGAGCGGCACACCGTGTCGCGCCTGATCGGCGCGCCTCCCGGCTATGTCGGCTTCGACCAGGGTGGCCTCCTGACCGACGGTGTCGACCAGCATCCGCATTGCGTGGTGTTGCTCGATGAAATCGAGAAGGCGCATCCCGATCTCTACAACGTGCTGCTCCAGATCATGGATCACGGCCGGCTCACCGACCATAACGGCAAGCAGGTCAACTTCCGCAACGTGATCCTGATCATGACCACGAATGCGGGTGCGTCGGATCTCGCCAAGCAGGCGTTCGGCTTCACGCGCTCGAAGCGGGAAGGCGACGACCACGAGGCGATCAACCGGCAGTTCGCGCCGGAATTCCGCAACCGCCTTGATGCCATCGTCTCGTTCGGCCATCTCAGCGTCGAGGTGATCGGCACCGTCGTCGAGAAGTTCGTACTTCAGCTCGAGGCGCAGCTCGGCGACCGCGACGTCACGATCGAGCTGTCCGAGCCCGCCAAGACCTGGCTAGTCCAGCACGGCTATGACGAGCAGATGGGTGCGCGGCCGATGGCCCGTGTCATCCAGGAGCACATTAAGAAGCCGCTGGCTGACGAGGTGCTGTTCGGCAAGCTCAAGGGCGGCGGTCACGTCCGCGTCGTCCTGGTCAAGGACGAGGTCGACGAGACCAAGGAGAAGATCGGTTTCGAGTTCGTCGAGGGCCCGGTCACACCGAAGCAGGAAAAGCTGCCCGGCGCCCGCAAGCGCCCGTCGGGCAAGCCTAACAAGCCGGGCGGCCCCGGCGGCTCCAAGGGACCGACCTCGAAGGGCCCGCTGGTCAAGGCTTGA
- the clpS gene encoding ATP-dependent Clp protease adapter ClpS, giving the protein MSNDQNRSGGPAGPNTSVITKVKPKTKRPNLYRVLILNDDYTPMEFVVHVLEKFFQKDVEAATKIMLHVHHHGIGECGVFTYEIAETKVTQVMDFARKHQHPLQCVMEKK; this is encoded by the coding sequence ATGAGCAATGACCAGAACCGTTCCGGAGGTCCGGCGGGCCCGAACACGTCTGTCATCACCAAGGTCAAGCCGAAGACCAAGCGGCCGAACCTCTATCGTGTGCTGATCCTGAACGACGACTACACTCCGATGGAATTTGTCGTTCACGTGCTGGAGAAGTTCTTCCAGAAGGACGTCGAGGCCGCGACCAAGATCATGCTGCATGTTCACCATCACGGCATCGGGGAGTGCGGCGTGTTCACCTACGAGATTGCCGAGACAAAGGTCACGCAGGTGATGGATTTCGCCCGCAAGCACCAGCATCCGCTGCAATGCGTGATGGAAAAGAAGTAG